From Zingiber officinale cultivar Zhangliang chromosome 5B, Zo_v1.1, whole genome shotgun sequence, the proteins below share one genomic window:
- the LOC121986327 gene encoding uncharacterized protein LOC121986327: MASTSLLADVALLGPPEIRRLAPPRPSAAPSEVSSDRFLALMDAGFNAAAPRPLMGLTENLSPTFLSSGDPCLDFFFQIVPGTPAPTVAGLLGSAWAKDAPTALKLACHLRGVRGTGKSDREGFYSSALWMHRHHPKTLALNLLPISGFGYLKDLPEILHRLVAGDDVREKAKAARPPRGPKRRGFGRRRFRFSGRHKSKKRQVTKKQVTKEERIAADLAKGKVLSAQAAEIRRRKRAEMAARAVERYARDPDYRFLHDRVADVFAELLSADLRNLGEGKLTKISLAAKWCPSLDSSYDLSILLCEAIARRLFPRDSHPDYASLEEEHYAYRVRDRLRREALVPLRRALELPEVYMSAGQWSVLPYNRVASVAMKNYKGIFTKHDRDRFAQYLSDVKKGTAKIAAGALLPHEILADAGDEVAELQWKRMVEDLAKKGSLSNCIAVCDVSGSMSGTPMEVCIALGLLISELSEDPWKGRVITFSERPQLHQIEGDSLTEKTAFIRSMEWGMNTDFQKVFDNILAVAVEGNLPREAMVRRVFVFSDMEFDVASANPWETDYEAVCRKFRKAGYGESVPEVVFWNLRDSRSTPVPSSQKGVALVSGFSKNLVKLFLEGDGILSPRAVMETAIAGKEYEKLMIFD; encoded by the coding sequence ATGGCATCTACGTCTCTTCTCGCCGACGTTGCTCTCCTAGGCCCGCCCGAGATCCGCCGCCTGGCTCCTCCTCGCCCCTCCGCGGCCCCATCGGAGGTGTCGTCCGATCGCTTCCTCGCCCTCATGGATGCGGGATTCAACGCCGCCGCGCCGCGTCCGCTCATGGGCCTTACGGAGAACCTCTCCCCCACTTTTCTCTCCTCCGGCGATCCGTGCCTCGACTTCTTCTTCCAGATCGTTCCGGGGACTCCGGCGCCGACTGTCGCAGGGCTCCTCGGCTCCGCCTGGGCGAAGGACGCTCCCACCGCTCTCAAGCTAGCATGCCACCTGCGTGGCGTCCGCGGCACCGGCAAGTCTGACCGCGAGGGTTTTTATTCATCGGCGTTGTGGATGCACCGCCACCATCCGAAGACTCTCGCGCTCAACCTCCTGCCCATTTCTGGCTTCGGATACCTGAAGGACTTGCCGGAGATCCTCCACCGCCTGGTCGCCGGCGACGATGTTCGTGAAAAGGCCAAGGCTGCGCGGCCACCACGTGGTCCAAAGCGCCGTGGCTTTGGCCGCCGTAGGTTCCGCTTTTCCGGCCGCCACAAGTCCAAGAAGCGCCAAGTGACGAAGAAGCAAGTTACGAAAGAGGAAAGGATCGCGGCCGATCTCGCAAAGGGGAAGGTCCTATCGGCGCAGGCAGCAGAAATCCGGCGGAGGAAGCGAGCCGAGATGGCGGCGCGAGCAGTCGAGCGCTACGCTCGCGACCCAGACTATCGCTTCCTCCACGACCGCGTCGCCGATGTCTTTGCCGAGCTCCTCTCAGCCGATCTCCGCAACCTCGGCGAGGGAAAGTTGACGAAGATCTCCCTCGCCGCCAAGTGGTGCCCTTCGCTCGACTCCTCGTACGATCTATCCATCCTCCTCTGCGAGGCCATAGCGCGGCGACTCTTTCCTCGGGACTCCCATCCCGACTACGCTTCGCTCGAGGAGGAGCATTACGCTTACCGCGTCCGCGATCGCCTCCGGCGAGAGGCGCTTGTTCCCCTGCGCCGCGCCCTCGAGCTCCCGGAGGTATACATGAGCGCCGGCCAGTGGAGCGTTCTCCCTTACAACCGCGTAGCTTCTGTGGCAATGAAAAACTACAAAGGGATTTTCACCAAGCACGATCGCGACCGCTTCGCCCAATATCTATCCGACGTTAAGAAGGGGACGGCCAAAATCGCCGCCGGGGCGCTCCTTCCCCACGAGATCCTAGCGGACGCCGGTGACGAGGTCGCGGAGCTGCAATGGAAGAGGATGGTCGAAGACCTCGCCAAGAAGGGTAGCCTAAGCAACTGCATCGCTGTGTGCGACGTCTCCGGCAGCATGTCCGGTACGCCGATGGAGGTATGCATCGCGCTCGGTCTCCTCATCTCCGAGCTCAGCGAAGATCCATGGAAGGGGCGGGTGATCACGTTCAGCGAGAGGCCGCAGCTGCACCAGATCGAGGGCGATTCTCTGACGGAGAAAACGGCGTTCATACGTAGCATGGAGTGGGGAATGAACACAGACTTCCAGAAAGTGTTCGATAATATCCTCGCGGTTGCCGTCGAGGGAAATCTGCCGCGGGAGGCGATGGTGCGGCGGGTGTTCGTGTTCAGCGACATGGAATTCGACGTGGCGTCTGCGAATCCTTGGGAAACGGACTACGAGGCGGTGTGCCGGAAGTTCCGGAAGGCAGGGTACGGGGAGTCGGTGCCGGAGGTGGTGTTCTGGAACCTTCGAGACTCCAGGTCGACGCCGGTGCCTTCCTCACAGAAGGGGGTGGCGCTGGTCAGCGGCTTTTCCAAGAATCTGGTGAAGCTGTTCTTAGAAGGAGACGGGATTCTCAGCCCGCGGGCAGTGATGGAGACGGCGATAGCCGGAAAGGAATACGAGAAGCTCATGATCTTCGATTGA